From a single Flavobacterium sp. genomic region:
- a CDS encoding IS3 family transposase, whose protein sequence is MKNHYPKIGLGKFCRLLGVTRQAYYQHFWHQEQYVFEDELVISEVLKIRNNHRHIGGRKLYELLQPFLLEHQIKMGRDRLFDVLSANYLLVKRRKKQTITTNSYHRFKKYPNLIRNLIPTKPNQLWVSDITYWKIATGFVYISFITDAYSRKIIGSHVAQTMEAVETMEALKMAISGLRKVPDCHFQLTHHSDRGIQYCSDKYVKLLENNNIRISMTENGDPLENAIAERVNGIIKEEYLNDYQIDNLKQAKELLKTVVELYNNERPHMSIGNLTPNQVHQNNLKTEKLWKNYYIKSPIIVNQ, encoded by the coding sequence ATGAAAAACCATTATCCCAAGATTGGTTTAGGCAAGTTTTGCCGATTACTTGGTGTAACACGACAAGCATATTATCAACACTTTTGGCATCAAGAACAATATGTTTTTGAAGATGAATTAGTTATATCTGAAGTGCTAAAAATAAGAAATAATCATCGTCATATAGGAGGGAGAAAGTTATACGAATTACTTCAACCCTTTCTATTAGAACACCAAATAAAAATGGGTAGAGATAGATTATTCGATGTTTTATCTGCAAATTATCTTTTAGTAAAGCGTAGAAAAAAACAAACAATTACTACCAATTCTTATCATCGATTTAAAAAGTATCCAAATTTGATACGTAATTTAATTCCTACTAAACCAAATCAATTATGGGTTAGCGATATAACTTATTGGAAAATAGCAACAGGATTTGTTTATATCAGCTTCATAACAGATGCTTATTCAAGAAAAATCATTGGTTCACATGTGGCACAGACAATGGAAGCTGTTGAAACAATGGAAGCGTTGAAAATGGCAATCTCTGGTCTAAGAAAGGTACCAGATTGCCATTTTCAACTCACGCACCATTCAGATAGAGGAATTCAATATTGTAGCGATAAATATGTAAAACTTCTAGAAAATAATAACATAAGAATTAGTATGACAGAAAACGGAGATCCATTAGAAAATGCAATTGCAGAAAGAGTTAATGGCATAATAAAAGAAGAATATTTAAATGATTATCAAATAGATAATCTTAAACAAGCTAAAGAATTATTGAAAACAGTTGTTGAATTGTATAATAATGAAAGACCTCATATGAGCATAGGAAATCTTACTCCAAATCAAGTACATCAAAATAATTTAAAAACAGAAAAATTATGGAAGAATTATTATATAAAAAGTCCTATTATTGTAAACCAATAA
- a CDS encoding IS110 family transposase produces MKKSNNYVGIDISKLTFDVAISSYDDKYKYFKFANNHEGFMMFLEHLKVSESICVMEASGPYYLKLATFLSEQAIDVCVINPLVIRRFSQMRMSRAKTDKKDAMLIAEYGKTENPGIWKPEANHVLELKQMQAYLEQLNKNRTGFVVQKEAFNQNPIKSETLEKSINSVLETIEQEMKNIEKKMELIIKTHHQEMFSQLKSIPGMGTKTSLLLIVISGGFSKFNNHKQLASYVGISPRIFESGTSVKGRSKICKMGMSKIRAMLYVCAWSAKKCNKSCKELYDRLVEKGKSKKLALIAVVNKLLKQAFAIATKKEYYSVKIN; encoded by the coding sequence ATGAAAAAAAGTAACAATTATGTTGGAATTGACATCTCAAAATTAACTTTTGATGTCGCTATTTCTAGTTATGATGACAAGTACAAGTATTTTAAATTTGCTAACAATCATGAAGGTTTTATGATGTTTTTAGAACATTTAAAGGTCTCTGAATCAATTTGTGTGATGGAAGCTAGTGGTCCATATTATTTAAAATTAGCCACTTTTTTGTCAGAGCAAGCAATAGATGTTTGTGTGATAAATCCATTGGTAATTAGGAGGTTTTCTCAAATGCGAATGAGTAGAGCAAAAACAGATAAAAAAGATGCTATGCTTATTGCAGAATATGGAAAAACCGAAAATCCAGGTATATGGAAACCTGAAGCAAATCATGTTCTAGAGCTTAAGCAAATGCAAGCCTATCTAGAACAATTAAATAAAAACAGAACTGGATTTGTAGTTCAAAAAGAAGCATTTAATCAAAATCCTATTAAGAGTGAAACACTTGAAAAAAGTATCAATTCTGTTTTAGAAACCATAGAACAAGAGATGAAAAACATTGAGAAAAAAATGGAGTTAATAATTAAAACACATCATCAAGAAATGTTTAGTCAACTAAAAAGTATACCAGGAATGGGAACTAAAACATCTTTGCTATTGATTGTAATATCTGGAGGCTTTAGTAAGTTTAATAATCATAAGCAACTTGCTTCATATGTTGGAATATCGCCAAGAATATTTGAATCAGGAACAAGTGTTAAGGGTAGATCGAAAATTTGTAAAATGGGAATGAGTAAAATAAGAGCAATGCTTTATGTATGTGCATGGTCAGCAAAAAAATGTAATAAGAGTTGTAAAGAATTATACGATAGATTAGTAGAAAAAGGAAAATCAAAAAAGCTAGCTTTAATTGCAGTAGTAAACAAATTATTAAAACAAGCTTTTGCAATTGCAACAAAAAAAGAATATTATTCAGTAAAAATTAACTAA
- the katG gene encoding catalase/peroxidase HPI — protein MKKVLLTTSLFLGLFSLAQETATCPVTGKTMSVNKENTSSGPSAEDYHASNGTAQTKSATPSTKGSSNVDRNKQWWPNQLNLNVLRQNSELSDPMGAQFNYAKEFQSLDYEALKKDLRVLMTQSQEWWPADFGHYGGLFIRMAWHSAGTYRTGDGRGGTRAGQQRFAPQNSWPDNGNLDKARRLLWPIKQKYGNKISWADLMILTGNVALEDMGFKTFGFAGGRADVWEPESHVYWGPETKWLDDKRYSEGRKLENPLAAVQMGLIYVNPEGPNGNPDPVLAAKDIRETFGRMGMNDEETVALIAGGHTLGKTHGAGDAKHVGANPEAAGIEEQGFGWKSDYKSGKGTDAITSGLEVTWTSTPAKWSHDYLTFLFKYDWELTTSPAGAKQWIAKTDDKIIPDAFDKNKMHKPYMLTTDLSLRYDPIYEKISRRFLADQNAFNDAFARAWFKLTHRDMGPKTTYLGPEAPKEDLIWQDPIPAVNHKLVNDKEIKGLQSQILASGLSIQDMVSVAWASASTYRGSDRRGGANGARIRLEPQRSWEVNNPIQLNRVLSALEKIQSDFNAKSKDKKVSLADLIVLAGNTGVEQAAKNAGYSVQVTFTPGRMDASQEQTDVKSFAVLEPQADGFRNYLKTKYTVATEELLVDKAQLLTLTAPEMTVLVGGMRALNANYDGSKHGIFSSTKDKLSNDFFVNLLAMGTTWKATSDAQEVFEGSNMKTNEVKWTATRADLIFGSNSELRAIAEVYAQNDNKQKFVTDFVAAWTKVMNLDRFDVKK, from the coding sequence ATGAAAAAAGTTTTACTAACAACCAGTTTATTTCTTGGGTTATTTTCGCTAGCTCAAGAAACAGCTACTTGTCCGGTGACAGGAAAAACTATGAGTGTAAACAAAGAAAACACTTCATCGGGGCCTAGTGCGGAAGATTACCATGCTTCAAATGGTACTGCACAGACAAAATCGGCTACTCCATCTACAAAAGGGAGTAGTAATGTTGACAGGAATAAACAATGGTGGCCTAATCAATTGAATTTAAATGTATTGCGTCAGAATTCTGAATTGTCTGATCCAATGGGAGCTCAATTTAATTATGCGAAAGAGTTTCAATCGTTAGATTATGAAGCGCTTAAGAAAGATTTGCGCGTATTGATGACTCAATCACAAGAGTGGTGGCCAGCCGATTTTGGTCATTATGGTGGATTGTTTATTCGTATGGCTTGGCATAGTGCGGGAACTTATAGAACTGGGGATGGTAGAGGAGGAACTCGTGCCGGACAACAACGTTTTGCTCCACAAAATAGTTGGCCAGATAATGGGAATTTAGACAAAGCACGTCGTTTGTTATGGCCTATTAAACAAAAATATGGTAACAAAATCTCTTGGGCTGACTTAATGATTTTAACTGGTAACGTTGCTTTAGAAGACATGGGCTTTAAAACGTTTGGATTTGCCGGCGGTAGAGCGGATGTTTGGGAACCAGAATCACATGTGTATTGGGGACCAGAAACTAAGTGGTTAGATGACAAACGTTATTCGGAAGGAAGAAAATTAGAGAATCCGTTGGCAGCCGTTCAAATGGGATTAATCTATGTAAATCCAGAAGGACCTAATGGAAACCCTGACCCCGTATTAGCGGCTAAAGATATTCGTGAAACGTTTGGAAGAATGGGAATGAATGATGAAGAAACGGTGGCATTAATTGCAGGTGGACACACTTTAGGAAAGACGCATGGTGCAGGCGATGCAAAACACGTTGGGGCAAACCCAGAAGCAGCAGGTATTGAAGAGCAAGGTTTTGGATGGAAAAGCGATTACAAATCAGGTAAAGGTACAGATGCTATTACATCAGGTTTAGAGGTTACTTGGACTTCAACTCCTGCAAAATGGAGTCATGATTACTTAACGTTCTTATTCAAATACGATTGGGAATTAACTACTAGTCCGGCAGGAGCAAAACAATGGATTGCAAAAACAGATGATAAAATTATTCCAGATGCTTTTGATAAAAACAAAATGCACAAGCCTTATATGCTAACGACTGACTTATCGTTACGTTATGACCCTATTTATGAGAAAATCTCAAGACGTTTCTTAGCTGATCAAAATGCGTTCAACGATGCTTTTGCTCGTGCATGGTTTAAGTTAACGCACCGCGATATGGGTCCGAAAACTACCTATTTAGGACCAGAAGCACCTAAAGAAGATTTAATTTGGCAAGATCCAATTCCTGCTGTAAATCATAAATTAGTGAATGATAAAGAAATCAAAGGCTTACAGTCACAAATTTTGGCTTCGGGATTGTCTATTCAAGATATGGTTTCTGTGGCGTGGGCTTCGGCATCTACTTACAGAGGATCTGACAGAAGAGGAGGAGCAAATGGAGCAAGAATCCGTTTAGAGCCACAAAGAAGTTGGGAAGTAAACAACCCAATTCAATTGAACCGTGTATTATCGGCTTTAGAAAAAATTCAGTCCGATTTTAATGCGAAATCTAAAGATAAAAAAGTATCCTTAGCTGATTTAATTGTATTGGCAGGAAATACAGGAGTAGAGCAAGCGGCTAAAAATGCTGGATATTCTGTTCAAGTAACCTTTACACCCGGTCGTATGGATGCTTCACAAGAACAAACTGATGTAAAATCATTTGCGGTTTTAGAACCTCAAGCGGATGGTTTCCGTAATTATTTAAAAACAAAATATACAGTTGCTACAGAAGAATTATTAGTGGATAAAGCACAGTTGTTAACTTTAACAGCACCAGAAATGACCGTTTTAGTAGGTGGAATGAGAGCTTTGAATGCGAATTATGATGGTTCTAAACACGGCATTTTTTCTTCTACAAAAGATAAATTAAGTAATGATTTCTTTGTAAATTTATTAGCAATGGGAACAACATGGAAAGCTACTTCAGATGCACAAGAAGTATTTGAAGGTAGCAATATGAAAACAAACGAAGTTAAATGGACCGCAACTCGTGCCGATTTAATCTTTGGTTCTAATTCAGAACTACGCGCTATTGCTGAAGTGTATGCTCAAAATGATAACAAACAAAAATTTGTAACTGATTTCGTAGCTGCATGGACTAAAGTAATGAACTTAGATCGTTTTGATGTTAAGAAGTAA
- a CDS encoding cytochrome-c peroxidase, whose amino-acid sequence MKTKYLILLAIGSLISCSSDDSDNYQNIPIDYQVPSNFPPLAYNMVNNPLTEKGFELGKKIFYDGRLASDGVISCGFCHIQEDAFTHHGHTFSHGVGDGIGTRNAPPIQNMAYQTQFFWDGAADHIELLSMAPISNELEMNGNIIDIIAMMKNDSEYKKLYKQAFEDGEINSENMLKALAQFMTMLTSSNSRFDKYRRNETGGTLTSEELAGYALFNQKCASCHATDLFTDNSFRNNGLPINPSINDVGRYRLTELEQDKYKFKVPSLRNIEKTAPYMHDGRFYTLEAVLNHYSSGVSNTQNLDASLNNSGTLGIPLNATEKTQLIAFLKTLTDTEFLTNPKFAEF is encoded by the coding sequence ATGAAAACAAAATATTTAATTCTGTTGGCAATTGGTTCTTTAATCAGTTGCTCCTCAGACGATTCAGATAATTACCAAAATATTCCAATAGACTACCAAGTTCCCTCTAATTTTCCGCCTTTAGCTTATAATATGGTTAACAATCCATTAACAGAAAAAGGGTTTGAATTAGGAAAAAAAATATTTTATGATGGTCGCTTGGCTTCAGATGGCGTAATTTCGTGCGGCTTTTGTCATATTCAAGAAGATGCATTTACGCATCACGGACACACGTTTAGTCACGGTGTTGGCGATGGTATTGGTACTCGTAATGCACCGCCCATTCAAAACATGGCGTATCAAACCCAGTTTTTTTGGGATGGAGCGGCAGATCATATAGAATTATTATCTATGGCGCCCATTTCTAACGAATTAGAAATGAATGGCAATATAATCGATATCATTGCTATGATGAAAAACGATTCAGAATATAAAAAATTATACAAACAAGCTTTTGAAGATGGAGAAATAAACTCCGAAAACATGCTGAAAGCTTTAGCACAATTTATGACGATGTTAACGTCTTCGAATTCTCGATTTGATAAATATCGTAGAAATGAAACAGGCGGCACTTTAACAAGTGAAGAACTTGCAGGGTATGCACTATTTAATCAAAAGTGTGCTTCTTGTCATGCCACTGATCTATTTACTGATAATTCATTTAGAAACAATGGATTGCCAATAAATCCGTCAATTAATGATGTTGGAAGATATCGCCTTACCGAGTTAGAGCAAGATAAATACAAGTTTAAAGTACCTAGTTTGCGTAACATTGAAAAAACAGCACCTTATATGCATGATGGAAGATTTTATACGCTAGAGGCTGTTCTGAATCATTATTCATCAGGTGTTTCAAATACTCAAAATTTAGATGCGAGTTTAAATAATTCGGGAACCTTAGGAATTCCACTAAACGCAACCGAGAAAACACAGTTAATTGCTTTTTTAAAGACACTAACTGATACTGAATTTTTAACGAATCCAAAATTTGCCGAATTTTAA
- a CDS encoding type IX secretion system membrane protein PorP/SprF: MKKSAYLIFIIFINTFCYSQQDSQYTQYMYNTTLVNPAYAGSRETLSVFLMHRNQWVGLDGAPVTNNFSINTPLGDSNFGIGLNFVNDEIGPVSENEISADLSYFVAISESFKLAVGLKATANLFHLDVNKLRIFNPADPQFQNVKTEFSPNIGAGLYLYSNKTYFGLSVPTLFESYRYNDNNIEITKQKMHYYFIAGHVFTLSENIDFKPAFLSKIVEGAPLQADVTANFLFFDKLTLGAAYRWNAAVSALAGFQISNSWFIGYGYDLETTKLANYNFGSHEVFLRYEFTNKVKVSAPRFF, encoded by the coding sequence ATGAAAAAATCTGCATATCTAATTTTTATCATATTTATTAATACTTTTTGCTATTCTCAACAGGATTCTCAGTATACCCAATATATGTATAATACTACTCTAGTAAATCCAGCTTATGCAGGATCAAGAGAAACACTTTCTGTTTTTTTAATGCATAGAAATCAATGGGTTGGTCTAGATGGTGCTCCAGTAACCAATAATTTTTCAATAAATACACCTTTGGGCGATTCAAATTTTGGGATAGGTTTAAATTTTGTTAATGATGAAATTGGCCCCGTTTCGGAAAATGAAATTTCGGCAGATTTATCTTATTTCGTAGCAATTTCGGAAAGTTTCAAATTAGCGGTCGGGTTAAAAGCAACCGCAAATCTTTTTCATTTAGATGTCAATAAATTGAGAATATTTAATCCTGCTGATCCTCAATTTCAAAATGTAAAGACCGAATTTTCACCAAATATTGGAGCTGGACTCTACCTCTATTCTAATAAAACCTATTTTGGTTTATCGGTTCCAACCTTATTTGAAAGCTATCGTTACAACGATAATAATATAGAAATTACCAAACAAAAAATGCATTATTATTTTATTGCAGGACATGTGTTTACACTTAGCGAAAACATTGATTTTAAACCGGCATTTTTGAGTAAAATTGTAGAAGGAGCGCCACTTCAAGCGGATGTAACCGCAAATTTTTTGTTTTTTGACAAACTAACACTAGGTGCCGCTTATAGATGGAATGCTGCTGTGAGTGCACTAGCTGGATTCCAAATTTCAAATTCTTGGTTTATAGGTTATGGTTATGATTTGGAAACCACAAAACTAGCCAACTACAATTTTGGCTCGCATGAAGTGTTTTTACGATATGAATTTACAAATAAAGTCAAAGTTTCAGCCCCTCGCTTTTTTTAA
- a CDS encoding transporter codes for MKNIVTFFLVITFQFGFATEIDSLDLNPFLKLPQFSNSLLEDCDACGCSASGGSMGFASMLNTNFIGIRYFNQSYKSTDGLYSNSPWYNENFNTLQLWARIPVVKRVQISALIPYHFHNRETNSGTQNISGLGDITVLGMYQLYQTHKDSTLFIHSLQAGAGLKIPVGKFDATNNGSVNPSYQVGTGSWDYLLAAEYVIRRQKLGLNTLLNYVIKTENDKYYQFGNQFNYAGTFFYSLKRNAYSIVPQLGFAGEVYESNYQLGQKVRNTSGDIFLGKIGFEVGKNKLSLGVNVMLPIAQNLTGGNVEANYRWSLNFNYSL; via the coding sequence ATGAAAAATATAGTTACCTTCTTTTTAGTCATCACCTTTCAGTTTGGCTTTGCAACAGAAATCGATAGTTTAGACCTAAACCCATTTTTAAAATTACCTCAATTTTCTAATTCTCTTTTAGAAGATTGCGATGCTTGTGGTTGTTCGGCAAGTGGTGGAAGTATGGGATTTGCATCCATGTTAAATACAAATTTCATAGGTATTCGCTATTTTAATCAATCCTATAAAAGTACTGACGGCTTGTATTCTAATTCTCCTTGGTACAACGAAAATTTTAATACGCTTCAACTTTGGGCTCGAATTCCTGTGGTTAAACGGGTTCAAATTTCAGCGTTAATTCCGTATCACTTTCACAACAGAGAAACAAATTCTGGCACTCAAAACATCAGTGGGTTAGGGGATATCACAGTTTTAGGAATGTATCAATTATACCAAACGCATAAAGACAGTACCCTTTTTATCCATTCTTTACAAGCAGGGGCAGGATTGAAAATTCCAGTAGGTAAGTTTGATGCAACAAATAACGGAAGTGTTAATCCAAGTTATCAAGTTGGAACAGGAAGTTGGGATTATCTTTTAGCGGCAGAGTATGTAATCAGAAGACAGAAATTAGGACTAAATACGTTACTAAATTATGTTATTAAAACAGAAAATGATAAGTATTACCAGTTTGGAAATCAATTTAATTACGCCGGAACCTTCTTTTATTCACTCAAAAGGAATGCGTATTCGATTGTTCCACAACTAGGTTTTGCTGGCGAAGTGTATGAAAGTAACTATCAATTAGGTCAAAAAGTACGAAATACGTCAGGCGATATTTTTTTAGGTAAAATTGGTTTTGAAGTAGGAAAAAATAAATTATCGCTGGGTGTAAATGTCATGCTTCCCATTGCTCAAAATTTAACAGGCGGCAATGTTGAAGCTAATTACCGTTGGAGTTTAAATTTTAATTATAGCTTATAA
- the aroC gene encoding chorismate synthase, whose amino-acid sequence MAGNTFGKLLKLSTFGESHGEALGGILDGCPAGLTLDFDFINLEMKRRKPGQSSIVTQRKEEDEVQFLSGIFEGKTTGTPIGFIIPNTNQKSDDYSHIKDTFRPSHADFVYEQKYGIRDYRGGGRSSARETVSRVVGGAIAKQIIPQIKINAFVSSVGDIFIDKPYQELDFSTIEQNPVRCPDMQVAKRMETYIKEIKKQGDTIGGTITCVIQNVPIGLGEPVFDKLHADLGKAMLSINAVKGFEFGSGFCGARMKGSEHNDAFNPDGTTKSNLSGGIQGGISNGMDIYFRVAFKPVATLIQKQEVLNTRGEIIEQQGKGRHDPCVVPRAVPIVEAMAALVIADYFLLNRSLRF is encoded by the coding sequence ATGGCAGGAAATACTTTTGGTAAGTTATTAAAATTAAGCACTTTTGGTGAATCGCACGGAGAAGCTCTGGGAGGAATTTTAGATGGTTGTCCTGCTGGGCTAACATTAGATTTTGATTTTATTAATCTTGAAATGAAGCGAAGAAAACCAGGTCAATCTTCCATAGTGACACAAAGAAAAGAAGAAGATGAAGTGCAGTTTTTATCCGGAATTTTTGAAGGTAAAACTACAGGAACTCCAATAGGTTTTATTATTCCAAATACGAATCAAAAATCAGATGATTATTCTCATATAAAAGATACTTTTCGTCCGAGTCACGCCGATTTTGTCTATGAACAAAAATATGGAATTCGAGACTATAGAGGTGGCGGTAGAAGTTCTGCTCGTGAAACAGTAAGTAGAGTTGTTGGAGGGGCTATTGCAAAGCAAATTATACCCCAAATTAAAATTAATGCATTTGTTTCTTCAGTTGGGGATATTTTTATTGACAAACCTTATCAAGAATTAGATTTTTCTACAATTGAACAAAATCCAGTACGTTGTCCTGATATGCAGGTAGCAAAACGTATGGAAACTTATATCAAAGAAATTAAAAAACAAGGCGATACTATTGGAGGAACAATCACTTGTGTAATTCAAAATGTACCAATTGGTTTAGGAGAACCAGTTTTTGATAAATTACATGCCGATTTAGGAAAAGCAATGTTATCAATAAACGCAGTTAAAGGGTTTGAATTTGGTAGTGGATTTTGTGGCGCTAGAATGAAAGGAAGTGAACATAATGACGCCTTTAATCCTGATGGAACCACTAAAAGTAATTTATCTGGTGGTATTCAAGGCGGTATTTCTAACGGAATGGATATTTATTTTAGAGTTGCTTTTAAACCTGTAGCAACATTAATACAAAAACAAGAAGTGCTCAATACTAGAGGAGAAATAATAGAACAACAAGGCAAAGGTCGTCATGACCCTTGCGTTGTTCCTAGAGCCGTTCCTATTGTAGAAGCAATGGCTGCATTAGTAATTGCGGATTATTTTTTATTAAATCGTTCACTACGTTTTTAG
- a CDS encoding MbnP family protein, whose amino-acid sequence MKLQLKNIAIAMVAAIALTSCSNDDNNEITGEGNLKLEFDNVYGDADFAFNTAYTNSNGEVVKATNAIYIVSNIVLTKTDGSTYTVPKSESYFFVNEADAASTLLNLPNIPAGNYNKITFGIGVDADQFNAGASGQGTMWTDAQALGMTWSWAAGYKFVKFEGTYTSSTVTTETSYMVHTGKTGDVYNYAQVTLDLPENALVRTNITPQVHIMADLKKILDGTTVINLTDGAMVMGGTKVQNISANNVPTMFEAHHVHND is encoded by the coding sequence ATGAAATTACAATTAAAAAATATTGCCATTGCAATGGTTGCTGCTATTGCCCTAACTTCATGTTCTAATGATGATAATAACGAAATTACAGGTGAAGGAAATTTAAAATTAGAATTCGATAATGTATATGGTGATGCTGATTTTGCTTTCAATACTGCCTATACAAATTCAAATGGTGAAGTTGTTAAAGCTACAAATGCAATCTATATTGTAAGTAATATTGTTTTAACAAAAACAGATGGTTCTACTTATACAGTGCCAAAAAGCGAAAGTTATTTCTTTGTTAATGAAGCAGATGCTGCAAGTACGTTATTAAACTTACCAAACATTCCAGCTGGAAATTACAATAAAATAACTTTCGGAATCGGAGTAGATGCTGACCAATTCAATGCAGGAGCATCAGGTCAAGGAACTATGTGGACCGACGCTCAAGCATTAGGAATGACATGGTCTTGGGCTGCTGGTTACAAGTTTGTTAAATTTGAAGGAACATATACTTCTTCTACTGTTACTACTGAAACTTCTTATATGGTTCATACTGGAAAAACAGGTGATGTTTACAATTATGCACAAGTAACTTTAGATTTACCAGAAAATGCTTTAGTAAGAACAAACATTACACCACAAGTACACATTATGGCCGATTTAAAAAAGATTCTTGATGGAACAACTGTTATTAATTTAACAGATGGCGCTATGGTTATGGGTGGAACTAAAGTACAAAATATTTCTGCAAATAATGTACCTACAATGTTCGAAGCACACCACGTTCACAACGATTAA